The Tripterygium wilfordii isolate XIE 37 chromosome 4, ASM1340144v1, whole genome shotgun sequence genome has a window encoding:
- the LOC119997503 gene encoding uncharacterized protein LOC119997503, protein MGLTNFVLTVAGVSAVVLLLRSDVKQSAAILRRNVKHIRGWLEEETVASKTAENAKPKLEPKAPQKENPKEDKQ, encoded by the exons ATGGGATTGACCAATTTTGTGCTCACAGTGGCGGGTGTTAGTGCCGTGGTTCTCCTCCTAAGGAGTGACGTCAAGCAGTCGGCTGCAATATTAAGGCGCAATGTGAAGCACATCCGCGGCTGGCTTGAGGAAGAAACCGTTGCCTCTaa GACAGCAGAGAATGCAAAGCCTAAGCTTGAACCAAAAGCTCCGCAGAAAGAAAATCCCAAAGAGGACAAGCAATAG